One Osmerus mordax isolate fOsmMor3 chromosome 16, fOsmMor3.pri, whole genome shotgun sequence genomic window carries:
- the LOC136958530 gene encoding cAMP-dependent protein kinase inhibitor alpha-like — protein MTEVEATYADFIASGRTGRRNALHDILQSPTNPESSELPLSLSQLNINSPEGDDMEDMQGSSRVGHPQMEQEGRGNS, from the exons ATGACTGAGGTGGAGGCCACGTACGCAGACTTCATAGCTTCAGGTAGAACTGGGAGGAGGAACGCCTTGCACGACATCCTGCAGAGTCCCACTAACCCAGAGTCCAGTGAGCTGCCCCTGAGCCTGTCTCAGCTCAACATCAACTCCCCTG AAGGAGATGACATGGAGGATATGCAGGGCTCCTCCAGAGTGGGCCATCCACAGATGgagcaggagggcaggggaaaCAGCTAA